ATCGCGCGGGCTCGAACCATTTCGGCCGCGTCGAAAACTGGCCTCAACCCTGCTATAGCCTCTTAACCAGCGTCCCGGGGCGGGGCGTATCGTTTCAAGGGTTCATCATGCAGCTCGACGCACAGACAAAGGACGCGCCGGCCGCGGCTTCGGCGGAGCCGGAGGCGCGGAGCGATCTACCGCTCAATGAGGACATCCGCCTTCTCGGGCGTCTTCTCGGCGACGCGGTGCGCGAACATGAAGGGCCGGAAGCCTTCGAGCGAATCGAGACGATCCGCCGCCTCTCCGTCGCGGCGAGCCGCAACAAGGATCAGGACGCCGCGGCCAAGCTCGACGCGCTGCTGCGCTCGCTCTCGGCGAAAGAGGCGACGGCGGTCATCCGCGCCTTCAGCTATTTCTCGCATCTCGCGAACATCGCGGAAGATCTGCATCCGCTCAAAGAGCGCGCGCGGGCGCTCGCCGATGGCGGAACGCTTGACGAGCCGAGCCTGTCGCGCTCCTTCGCGCATCTGCGCAAGGCGGCGGTCGGCCCCGGCAAGATCGCCGCCGCCCTGTCGCGCGGCTGGATTTCGCCCGTGCTCACGGCGCATCCGACCGAGGTGCGCCGCCGCAGCCTCCTCGATACGGAGCGCGCCATCTTCAACCTGCTCGCCACGCGCGAGACTCTCAAGGGAAAGAAGGAGCGCGCGCATAACGAGATGCTGCTGCGCGCCCGCGTGCTGCAATTGTGGCAGACGGAGCTTCTGCGCGAGGCGCGTCTCACCGTGCGCGACGAGATTGAGAATTCGCTCTCCTATTACCGCTCGACCTTCCTGCGCGAAATCCCGCGCCTCTACGCCGAGATCGAGGCGAAGCTCGAAGGGCTGCGCGTGCCGCCCTTCCTGCGCATGGGCGCCTGGGTCGGCGGCGACCGCGACGGCAATCCCAACGTCACGGCCGAGTCGCTCGTGACCGCGATGCGCATGCAATGCGATACGGCGCTGCGCTATTACCTCCTCGAAACGCACGAACTCGGCGCCGAGCTCTCGATCTCGCGGCGCTATGGCGGCGCCACCAAGGCGCTCGAGGATCTCGCCGCGCGCTCGGGCGACGACAATCCGCACCGCGACAACGAACCTTATCGCCGCGCGCTGATCGGGGTCTATTCGCGACTCGCCGGCACGCTCGAAAAGCTCACCGGCGGCCAGGCGGTTCGCCATGCGCTCGCGCCGGGCGAACCCTACGCCAATAGTTGGGCTTTCCTCGCCGATCTGGTGACGATCGACGAATCCTTGCGCATCCATCACAGCGAAGTCATCGCCTCGCAGCGTCTGGAGCCGCTGATCCGCGCCGTGGAGGTCTTCGGTTTCCACCTCGCGACGCTCGATCTGCGCCAGAGTTCGGATCGCCATGAAGAGACCATCGCCGAACTTCTCGCCGCCGCGCGCGTGACGGAAGACTATGCGGCTCTGACGGAAGTCGAGAAGCAGCAGCTTCTCGTCCGCCTGCTCTCGGACCCACGGCCCGTGCGCCTGCCCGAACGCAGCTATAGCGACGCCGCGATGAGCGAACTCGCGATTTTCGAGCGCGCCATCGAGATGCGCCGCCTCTATGGCGACGAAGCGATCCGCCATTACATCGTGAGCCATACGGAAACGGTGAGCGACCTTCTCGAAGTCCTGCTGCTTCAAAAAGAATGCGGCCTGATGCGCGGCACGCTCGATCCGCGCGACTCGGAGGCCGTCACGGCCGACCTCATCATCGTGCCGCTTTTCGAGACGATTGGCGATTTGCGCAACGCCGCGCCGATCATGCGCGCCTTTTACGCGCTGCCGGGCATTCAGCGGCTCGTCGTCAACTCCGGCGCCCAGCAGGACATCATGCTGGGCTATTCCGACTCCAACAAGGACGGCGGCATCCTTACGAGCATCTGGGAGCTTTACCGCGCCTCGACGGCGCTCGCGGAAGTCTTCGCCTCGATGCCCAACATCGCCATGCGGCTCTTCCATGGCCGCGGCGGCACGGTGGGTCGCGGCGGCGGTCCGAGCTATGACGCCATCCTCGCCCAGCCGCCGGGCACAGTGAACGGCCAGATTCGTCTGACCGAACAGGGCGAGGTGATCGCGGCGAAATATTCAAATCCGCAAATCGGCCATTTGAATCTCGAGCTGCTCGTCGCCGCGGCGCTGGAAGCCACGCTGCTGTCGCAAAACAAGGCGCCGCCGCCGGAATTTCTGGAGGTCGCGGACGAATTGTCGCGCGCGGGCATGGCCGCCTATCGCGGGCTCGTCTACGAGACCGAAGGCTTCGTCGACTATTTCTTCGCCTCGACGCCCATCTCCGAAATCGCCTCGCTCAATATCGGCTCGCGTCCGGCCTCGCGCAAACCTTCGCGCAAGATCGAGGATCTGCGCGCCATTCCGTGGAGCTTCTCCTGGGCGCAGGCGCGCGTCGCGCTGCCGGGCTGGTTCGGCTTCGGCTCGGCCATAGCGGGATTTCTGGCGCAGGATGAAAAGGCGCGGCTCGATCTCCTGCGGCGCATGGCGAAGGAGTGGCCCTTCTTCCGCTCGCTCCTCTCCAATATCGACATGATCCTGTCGAAAACGGATCTGGAGATCGCGCGCCATTACGCGGAGCTGGTCGAGGACCGCGCGCTCGCCGAGCGGATCTTCGACATGATCGAGGCCGAACATGCGCGCTCGGTCGACGCGCTGACGAAGATTTCCGGCGCCAAGGAGCGTCTCGCCGACAATCCGGCGCTGGCGCGGTCCATCAAGCACCGCTTCCCCTATATCGCGCCCCTGAATTACATTCAGGCCGAGCTGATCCGGCGCCATCGCGGCGGCATGACCGATCCGGAAATCCGCGAAGGCATTTTGATGTCGATCAACGGCGTGTCGGCGGGCCTGCGCAATACTGGGTGATTACGGGCAATGGATTTGCAAGGATTCGGCGGCATGCTGGTCGCATGAGACAGATTCCGATCCCCAACTGGATCCCGCTCTTCGTGGCGGGTCTCTTCTTCCTCGTCGTCTGGTGGCGCCCGCTGCCCGGCGGCAGCCTGCCATGGCACATGCTGGCGTCCTTCCTCGTCGTCGCCGGGACGATGTGGTTCGGCTTCGGCGGCGGCGCCTCAAAGCTCCTCGGCGCGATGACGCTCTGGTTTGGGTTCACCATCTACGCTTTAGGTTTCCTGACCGCCGTCATGTTCGGAATTGTCGTCATGGCCCTCGTGTGGCGCGTGGCCACGGGCCAACGCGTCAGCGAGGCGCCCGTTCTACCGATCGCGTTCCCGGTTTTCGCGATCATGATCGCCTGTTCGCCCATGTGGAGCCATATCCTCGGCGCAATCGGCCGGGCGGCCTGAAGCAAAGCCCCCGGCGCCGTCGGCGGGGAGCGGCGACAAAAAAAAAGCGCGCCCCCGGTCGGGCGCGCTTTTTTCGTTGCTAAAATTCCCCGGCGCTTCAGATGAACGCGCCGGCCAGTTGGCGCTTGTCCTCGATTTGCGGGCGCGGATGCGACTCGGCGCGGCCGTAAAGCGCGCCCTGAAAAAACTCGACGCCCCAGTCACGGAGGATGCGCGCGGTCGCTTCATCCTCGACCCATTCCGCGACGACCTTGAGCGACAGATGGCGCGCGAGATCGATCAGCGTGCGCACGAAGAAGCGGTCGTCGGCGGAGGTCGCGATATTCTGAATAAAGGCGCCGTCGATCTTGACGATGTCGAAGGCGAGATCGCGCAGATTGCGGAAGGAGGTGTGGCCCGCGCCGAAATCGTCCATTGCGACCTTCACGCCGAGCTGCTTGCAGGCGGCGATCAGGTTCTTGGTCGTCTCGAAATCCTCGATCATGCAGGTCTCGGTGATTTCGACGATGAGCCTGTCGGGAATCGAAGGGTTGAGCGCGATGGCGGCGGCGAGGCGGTCCGGCCATTCCGGATCCAGCACCGTATTCATCGAGCAATTGACCGAGGCCCGAAAATCCGGTTCGGCGGTGAGGCGCTCCAGCGTCAATTCCATCACGCGCTGATCGAGAAGGCGCACGAGCCCGGCTTTTTCGGCGATCGGCAGCAACGCCGCCGGCGAAAGAGACGAACCGTCCGGCAGGCGCACGCGCAGCAGGGCCTCGTGGAAGGCGACCTCGCCGGTCGCGGCGTAGACGATCGGCTGAAAGGCGAGCTCCACGCGGCGCTCGTTCAGCGCTGAGACGATGCTGTCGGCGACATGCAGCGCCCGCAGGCGCGCATCCTCGCGGGCGAGCGACGACGTATAGGGGACAAAGCGCTTGCCGGCGGCCTGGCGGGCGACGTCGAGCGCTTCCTCGGCATGCTGGAAGAGAACGCGCGGTGCGCGGCCTTCGCGCGGCCCGATGACGCCCCCGATGCGGATCGTCGCCGGAATGGCGCCGGCCGAGGTCTCGAAGGGCGCGCCCTTCACGAGTTCGAGCAGCCTGTTGGCGACCGCGAGCGTCTGCTCCGCGTCGCAATTGTCCAGCACCAGCGCGAATTTGTTGCCCGCGTGCCGGGCGACGACGTCGCAGGTCCGGACATTTTCGCGCAGGCGCCTGGCGAGTCCGGCGATGACCTCGTCGCCGGCGTCATAACCATAGGTGCGGTTGAGCGCGAAGAGATTCTCGAGCGCGACGAGAAGCACGGCGAAGGGTTTGCGCGTGCGCTCGGCCTGCTGCAGGAAGCGGTTCACATGTTCGGCGAGCTGGGCGCGGTTCAGGACCCCGGTGAGCGGATCGATCTGGGAGCCCAGCGCGAGCTTGCGCTCCATTTCGTGCCGCTCGGTGACGACGCGCACGACGCCATGGGCGCGGACCGGCTTGCCGTCTTCGCCCTTGAACCAGCGGCCTGTGTCCTCGATCCAGATGGCGGGCGCCGGGCCCAATTCGCGCGGCTGGCGGAGGGCGTAGACCACTTGGAACGAGGCGCCTTCGCCATTGTCCGTCTGGTCGGACCGCATGATGGCGTCATAGCGCGAGCCGCCGCCTTCGCCGGCGACGCGTTCGCCATAGGCGAGGCCCGTGCCGAGGTCATCCTGGGCGATCGCGCCAAGGATCTCCGCGAGATTCGGTCCCCAGGTGAGGCGGTCGGTGACGATGTCCCAAGTGTAGACGACTTCGCCGATCGAAGAGAGGATCT
The nucleotide sequence above comes from Methylocystis parvus OBBP. Encoded proteins:
- the ppc gene encoding phosphoenolpyruvate carboxylase; translation: MQLDAQTKDAPAAASAEPEARSDLPLNEDIRLLGRLLGDAVREHEGPEAFERIETIRRLSVAASRNKDQDAAAKLDALLRSLSAKEATAVIRAFSYFSHLANIAEDLHPLKERARALADGGTLDEPSLSRSFAHLRKAAVGPGKIAAALSRGWISPVLTAHPTEVRRRSLLDTERAIFNLLATRETLKGKKERAHNEMLLRARVLQLWQTELLREARLTVRDEIENSLSYYRSTFLREIPRLYAEIEAKLEGLRVPPFLRMGAWVGGDRDGNPNVTAESLVTAMRMQCDTALRYYLLETHELGAELSISRRYGGATKALEDLAARSGDDNPHRDNEPYRRALIGVYSRLAGTLEKLTGGQAVRHALAPGEPYANSWAFLADLVTIDESLRIHHSEVIASQRLEPLIRAVEVFGFHLATLDLRQSSDRHEETIAELLAAARVTEDYAALTEVEKQQLLVRLLSDPRPVRLPERSYSDAAMSELAIFERAIEMRRLYGDEAIRHYIVSHTETVSDLLEVLLLQKECGLMRGTLDPRDSEAVTADLIIVPLFETIGDLRNAAPIMRAFYALPGIQRLVVNSGAQQDIMLGYSDSNKDGGILTSIWELYRASTALAEVFASMPNIAMRLFHGRGGTVGRGGGPSYDAILAQPPGTVNGQIRLTEQGEVIAAKYSNPQIGHLNLELLVAAALEATLLSQNKAPPPEFLEVADELSRAGMAAYRGLVYETEGFVDYFFASTPISEIASLNIGSRPASRKPSRKIEDLRAIPWSFSWAQARVALPGWFGFGSAIAGFLAQDEKARLDLLRRMAKEWPFFRSLLSNIDMILSKTDLEIARHYAELVEDRALAERIFDMIEAEHARSVDALTKISGAKERLADNPALARSIKHRFPYIAPLNYIQAELIRRHRGGMTDPEIREGILMSINGVSAGLRNTG
- a CDS encoding putative bifunctional diguanylate cyclase/phosphodiesterase; this translates as MQLRHIANRGSEAPVATTIRSSILKAPLQAQPAAPPAAAPPPAALEMSSGPDPRQILSSIGEVVYTWDIVTDRLTWGPNLAEILGAIAQDDLGTGLAYGERVAGEGGGSRYDAIMRSDQTDNGEGASFQVVYALRQPRELGPAPAIWIEDTGRWFKGEDGKPVRAHGVVRVVTERHEMERKLALGSQIDPLTGVLNRAQLAEHVNRFLQQAERTRKPFAVLLVALENLFALNRTYGYDAGDEVIAGLARRLRENVRTCDVVARHAGNKFALVLDNCDAEQTLAVANRLLELVKGAPFETSAGAIPATIRIGGVIGPREGRAPRVLFQHAEEALDVARQAAGKRFVPYTSSLAREDARLRALHVADSIVSALNERRVELAFQPIVYAATGEVAFHEALLRVRLPDGSSLSPAALLPIAEKAGLVRLLDQRVMELTLERLTAEPDFRASVNCSMNTVLDPEWPDRLAAAIALNPSIPDRLIVEITETCMIEDFETTKNLIAACKQLGVKVAMDDFGAGHTSFRNLRDLAFDIVKIDGAFIQNIATSADDRFFVRTLIDLARHLSLKVVAEWVEDEATARILRDWGVEFFQGALYGRAESHPRPQIEDKRQLAGAFI